In Serinus canaria isolate serCan28SL12 chromosome 5, serCan2020, whole genome shotgun sequence, the following proteins share a genomic window:
- the NEMF gene encoding ribosome quality control complex subunit NEMF translates to MKSRFSTVDIRAVLAELRQSLLGMRVNNVYDVDNKTYLIRLQKPECKATLLLESGIRIHLTEFEWPKNTMPSSFAMKCRKHLRTRRLVSVRQLGVDRIVDLQFGSEQAAYHLILELYDRGNVVLTDHEYLILNILRFRTDGADDVRFAVRERYPVESAKAAAPLPTLDRLTEIISNAPKGEQLKRVLNPLLPYGATLIEHCLIEAGFSGAVKIDQHLENKENLAKVLSALEKAEEYMALTDNFSGKGYVIQKREKKPSLEPDKPAEDIYTYEEFHPFLFSQHSKCPYLEFDSFNKATDEFYSKLEGQKIDLKALQQEKQALKKLENVRRDHEHRLEALQQAQEADQLKGELIEMNLEVVDRAIQVVRSALANQIDWTEIGAIVKEAQAQGDPVATAIKELKLQTNHITMLLRNPYVLSEEEEEEDDADIEKEETEEPKGKKKKNKTKQLKKPQKNKPLLIDVDLNLSAYANAKKYYDHKRHAAKKTQKTVEAAEKAFKSAEKKTKQTLREVQTVTTIQKARKVYWFEKFLWFISSENYLVIAGRDQQQNELIVKRYLRAGDIYVHADLHGATSCVIKNPSGEPIPPRTLTEAGTMALCYSAAWDARVVTSAWWVSHSQVSKTAPTGEYLTTGSFMIRGKKNFLPPSYLMMGFSFLFKVDESCVWRHREERKVKVQDEELDTVSSSASELVAEEVELLDGGDSSSEEEKAEAEAAPEDVEAPEGEEAPEDVEATAESTREEGSAEQGGGNTPAPEADSEEDGGDSEEEHPEPKREVKEEEVNYPDTTIDLSHLQPQRSLQKIIPKEEEPSLGDSRAQGRRHLSAKERREMKKKKQQNNSENLELSEEKQKETETETQPVAAPNCPKAAPAPQPIKRGQKSKMKKMKEKYRDQDEEDRELIMKLLGSAGSNREDKGKKGKKGKTKEEAAKKQQQKPKPLRRAAGGGKETLPAGIVLHEAQEPALEELQEDKEEQDQEQPGLEESEALLDSLTGQPHPEDILLFAVPICAPYTAMTNYKYKVKLTPGTQKKGKAAKIALHNFMQSKEASAREKDLFRSVKDTDLSRNIPGKVKVSAPHLQNMKRK, encoded by the exons ATGAAGTCTCGCTTCAGCACCGTCGACATTCGCGCGGTGCTCGCCGAGCTGCGGCAGAG CTTGTTGGGAATGAGAGTGAACAATGTTTATGATGTGGATAACAAGACCTATCTCATTCGCCTGCAAAA GCCGGAGTGCAAGGCCACGCTGCTGCTGGAGTCGGGGATCCGCATCCACCTGACGGAGTTTGAGTGGCCGAAGAACACGATGCCATCCAGCTTTGCCATGAAG TGCCGCAAGCACCTGAGGACGCGGCGCTTGGTCAGCGTGCGGCAGCTGGGCGTGGACCGCATCGTGGACCTGCAGTTCGGCAGCGAGCAGGCCGCCTACCACCTGATCCTGGAGCTCTATGACAGG GGCAACGTCGTCCTCACCGACCACGAGTACCTGATCCTCAACATCCTGAGGTTCCGCACCGACGGCGCCGACGACGTCCGGTTCGCTGTCAGGGAGCGGTACCCGGTGGAGAGCGCCAAAGCTGCTGCGCCCCTGCCCACCTTGGACAG gttAACTGAAATCATATCAAATGCACCCAAAGGGGAGCAGCTGAAGAGGGTTCTCAACCCACTCCTTC cttACGGGGCCACTCTCATTGAGCACTGCCTTATAGAAGCTGGATTTTCTGGAGCTGTCAAAATAGATCAACATCTGGAAAATAAAG aaaaccTTGCTAAGGTTCTTTCAGCTctagagaaagcagaagaataCATGGCCCTCACTGACAACTTCAGTGGCAAG ggTTATGTTATccagaaaagggagaaaaagccCAGCCTGGAACCAGATAAACCAGCAGAAGATATCTACAC ATATGAGGAATTTCatcctttcttgttttctcaaCATTCAAAATGTCCCTACTTGGAATTTGACTCATTCAATAAG GCCACAGATGAGTTCTACTCCAAGCTGGAGGGGCAGAAGATTGACCTGAAGGCCTTGCAGCAG gaaaaacaagcattGAAGAAACTTGAAAATGTCCGTAGGGACCATGAGCACAGACTGGAAGCTCTCCAGCAGGCTCAG GAAGCTGATCAGCTGAAGGGGGAGCTGATAGAGATGAACCTGGAGGTGGTGGACAGGGCCATCCAGGTGGTGCGCAGCGCCTTGGCCAACCAGATCGACTGGACCGAGATCGGCGCCATCGTCAAggaggcccaggcccaggggGACCCCGTGGCCACGGCAATCAAAGAGTTAAAGCTGCAGACAAACCACATCACCATGCTGCTGAG GAACCCCTATGTGTTGtctgaagaggaagaggaggaggatgatgcTGACATagagaaggaagaaacagaggaaccaaaaggaaaaaagaaaaagaataaaaccaaacagttgaagaaacctcagaaaaacaaacccttaTTGATTGATGTTGATCTCAATTTGTCTGCCTATGCCAATGCCAAAAA GTACTATGATCACAAACGACACGCAGCCAAGAAAACTCAGAAGACAGtggaagctgcagaaaag GCTTTTAAATCAGCTGAGAAGAAGACAAAGCAAACCCTGAGGGAAGTTCAGACTGTCACCACCATCCAGAAGGCCAGAAAGGTCTATTG GTTTGAGAAGTTCCTGTGGTTCATCAGCTCTGAGAATTACCTGGTGATTGCTGGCAGGGATCAGCAGCAGAACGAGCTGATCGTGAAGCGCTACCTCAGAGCAG GGGACATCTACGTGCACGCGGATTTGCACGGAGCCACCAGCTGCGTCATCAAGAACCCCTCAG GTGAGCCCATCCCTCCGCGGACGCTGACGGAGGCGGGGACCATGGCCCTGTGCTACAGCGCTGCCTGGGACGCCCGCGTGGTCACCAGTGCCTGGTGGGTGTCCCACAGCCAG GTTTCTAAAACTGCCCCCACGGGAGAATATCTCACTACTGGCAGCTTCATGATCCGAG ggaaaaagaatTTCCTTCCACCGTCCTATCTGATGATGGGCTTCAGCTTCTTGTTTAAG GTGGATGAGAGCTGTGTCTGGAGGCACCGGGAGGAGAGGAAGGTCAAGGTCCAGGATGAGGAGCTGGACACAgtttccagcagtgccagcgAGCTGGTGGCTGAGGAGGTGGAGCTCTTAG AtggaggagacagcagcagtgaggaggagAAAGCCGaggctgaggcagctccagaggatGTGGAAGCTCCAGAGGGTGAGGAAGCTCCAGAAGATGTGGAAGCCACAGCTGAGAGCACACGAGAggagggcagtgctgagcagggaggagggaacactcctgctccagaggctgACTCCGAGGAGGACGGTGGAGACTCTGAGGAGGAACATCCAGAGCCCAAGAGGGAAGTGAAGGAGGAAGAGGTGAATTATCCAGACACCACAATCGACCTGTCACACCTTCAGCCCCAGAg ATCCCTGCAGAAAATCATCCCCAAAGAGGAAGAGCCCAGCTTG ggtgacagcagggccCAGGGCCGGAGGCATCTCTCTGCCAAGGAGAGGAG agaaatgaagaaaaagaagcagcagaacaaCTCTGAGAACTTGGAGCTGtctgaggagaagcagaaggagacagagacagagaccCAACCTGTGGCTGCTCCCAACTGCcccaaggctgctccagcccctcagcccaTCAAGAGGGGCCAGAAG AGTAAAATGAAGAAGATGAAGGAGAAGTACAGAGACCAGGACGAGGAGGACAGGGAGCTCATCATGAAGCTGCTGGGG TCTGCAGGCTCCAACAGGgaggacaaagggaaaaaagggaagaaggggaagacAAAAGAAGAGGCagcaaagaagcagcagcagaaacccaAACCCCTGCGTCgtgcagcaggagggggcaAGGAGaccctcccagcaggaattgTGCTGCATGAGGcacaggagccagccctggaggagctgcaggaggacaaG gaggagcaggaccaggagcagccaggactgGAG GAGAGCGAGGCCCTGCTGGACTCCCTGACAGGGCAGCCCCACCCCGAGGACATCCTGCTCTTTGCTGTCCCCATCTGTGCTCCCTACACAGCCATGACCAACTACAA GTATAAAGTCAAGCTCACTCCGGGCACCCAGAAGAAGGGCAAAG CTGCCAAGATTGCCTTGCACAATTTCATGCAGTCCAAAGAAGCCAGTGCCCGAGAGAAGGATCTGTTCCGCAGTGTGAAG GACACAGATCTGTCAAGAAATATTCCTGGGAAGGTGAAAGTGTCAGCACCTCACCTCCAGAACATGAAGAGGAAGTGA